One Nicotiana tomentosiformis chromosome 4, ASM39032v3, whole genome shotgun sequence genomic window carries:
- the LOC104101385 gene encoding uncharacterized protein → MAYVERGVVKSKRSIWRLKTITDFFWSIINFISVFFATMFSMEKTDAYRKGSGSSKKWDGGGPGGPGSGPYGGGPRGPPRGLDNVRGIDHSSLPACGSCCG, encoded by the exons ATGGCTTACGTCGAGAGAG GTGTGGTAAAATCCAAGCGTTCTATATGGCGATTGAAGACTATCACTGATTTCTTTTGGTCCATCATCAACTTCATTAGCGTGTTTTTTGCAACTATGTTTTCG ATGGAAAAAACAGATGCCTACAGAAAAGGTTCAGGATCCAGCAAGAAGTGGGATGGGGGCGGTCCTGGAGGTCCTGGAAGTGGTCCATATGGTGGTGGTCCACGTGGGCCACCTCGTGGATTGGATAATGTCCGAGGCATTGACCACA GCTCTCTTCCCGCCTGTGGTTCTTGCTGCGGATAA